The following proteins come from a genomic window of Falco cherrug isolate bFalChe1 chromosome Z, bFalChe1.pri, whole genome shotgun sequence:
- the BRIX1 gene encoding ribosome biogenesis protein BRX1 homolog gives MAAAKRKRRDPAAQPKKRAKRAPSAAEPDGRPGPEEYSIPPPVSQGKWKNKKRVLIFSSRGINFRTRHLMQDLRTLMPHSKADTKMDRKDQLFVINEVCEMKNCNKCIFFEAKKKQDLYMWLSNTPQGPSAKFLVQNVHTLAELKMTGNCLRGSRPLLSFDPTFDKEPHYALLKELFIQIFSTPQYHPKSQPFVDHVFTFSITDERIWFRNYQIIEECASLVEIGPRFVLNLIKIFQGSFGGPTLYENPHYQSPNMHRRLIRLSVAAKFREKQQVKEVRMIEKKGTKVLIEEDPTEVVFETPAEERPVEIQLVKPESKPIVKDKRKPRKIQRKKQKKLFRTEASA, from the exons ATGGCGGCGGCGAAGAGGAAGCGGCGTGACCCGGCTGCGCAGCCGAAGAAGCGCGCTAAGAGGGCCCCGAGCGCGGCCGAGCCGGATGGCAGGCCGGGCCCGGAGGAGTACAGCATCCCGCCGCCGGTCTCCCAG ggtaaatggaaaaacaagaaaCGAGtgcttattttctcttctcGTGGAATTAATTTCAGAACAAGGCATCTAATGCAAGACTTAAGGACCTTGATGCCCCACTCTAAAGCAG ATACTAAAATGGACCGTAAAGACCAGTTGTTTGTAATTAATGAG GTGTGTGAAATGAAAAACTGCAATAAGTGCATCTTTTTTGAAGCCAAAAAGAAACAGGATCTCTATATGTG GCTTTCGAATACACCACAGGGACCATCAGCTAAATTCTTAGTGCAGAATG tTCACACACTGGCTGAATTGAAGATGACAGGAAACTGCCTAAGGGGCTCACGGCCCCTTTTGTCTTTTGATCCA acATTTGACAAGGAGCCACACTATGCCCTGCTAAAAGAATTGTTTATTCAG ATATTTAGTACACCACAGTATCACCCCAAAAGCCAGCCTTTTGTAGATCATGTTTTCACCTTCAGCATTACAGATGAGAGGATCTGGTTTCGGAATTACCAG ataATAGAAGAATGTGCATCTCTAGTAGAAATTGGTCCTCGTTTTGTCCTGAACCTCATAAAAATCTTCCAAGGTAGCTTTGGAGGACCAACTCTGTATGAAAATCCCCATTACCAGTCCCCAAATATG cATCGACGGCTGATCAGATTATCAGTGGCAGCTAAGTTTAGAGAGAAACAGCAAGTGAAGGAAGTCCGAATGATTGAGAAAAAAGGGACCAAAGTGCTTATTGAAGAAGATCCCACTGAGGTGGTCTTTGAAACTCCAGCTGAAGAACGGCCAGTGGAAATACAGCTCGTGAAACCAGAGTCAAAGCCAATTGTTAAGGATAAAAGGAAGCCACGCaaaattcagaggaagaaacaaaaaaagctttttagaaCTGAAGCATCAGCATAA